The Tribolium castaneum strain GA2 chromosome 3, icTriCast1.1, whole genome shotgun sequence sequence gaaaacaaaaccaaCTCACCGCAATTTGCGAATCGATTTGAACCTTCGGATACCCCGAGTCCAAGCTTCGCAAAATACTTTGcttttgttgtaaaattttctggCTTAATCTACGCAACACTTCGATATCTTTCCGTTTTTTCCGAATGACCGGCAAGTGATTCTCGATCGAACTTGTCGATTGCGAATCACTAATCACCTATTttccgaaacaaaaaaactagatAAGATAATAATGATAGGTGATTCACCTTATATTCCTCGTTGCTTGACAAATCGCTTTCGTCCTGAATTCGCGGCGACGGTCGCAATTCCACCCCACTGTCGCTCATAAGACAGTCGAGATTGTTTAAAACGGGTGAACAAACACTTGCAGCAGTGTGATAAGTGTCACTGCTCAAAGTGCTACCTTTTTCTAAACTGCTGGTGTAGTTGGTCTCGCAGGAGTTTGGCTCGTCgacggaattaatttttttcaaattcagttTCAATCTACACAGAAGTAAAATACGATAAAAAAGTCAAGAATAAAACACCAATGAGGTCGAAGTTTTTAGGCGTTTCAGAACGTTTTTGAGTTGCAAACGCAGTTATTTTTGGAAACTTTGCCCAAgtgaagtaaataaataaaaaaattaattcaagaatgttttttatcacgttcttcaaattgaaaaatttacacaaacaattgtttataaaaaaatatacaaaccCTTGTTTTTTCTTCTCAATCTTTTCGAGTTCCTCTTTCGTGCGCGAAGCTAAAGACTGTTTGAGGTCAACAAGGTGATCATCTTGTGGATTAATATCAAGCGAGGCTTGTTGGTCAACTAAATCTAGCAATTTTTTATCGAGCATTTCTACAGTCTTTCGCCGCTCTGAAAGCGCCTCAACTCGCTTATTTAATTCGGCTTGAAGCTCGGCTAATTCTTTCCTCTACAATATAAACTTTAGTTTGTTACCCAATTATAAAATTACGCATGTACATGTTGCACAACCAACTCCTGAATAAGTGAAGGGCCCCTAACACTATTTAAGGCGTCAATTAAAATATCAGACTCGGCATCAGTCAATGAGTTACTCTCGCTTTTCAGTACTAGTtcctgaaaataattttaaaatttgatcgCTCGCTATGaccataattaaaataaaagaaataaaaaatacctgAAAGACTTTTTTGATTTGAGGATTAGGAAAGGTAAAATCATTGGCATGTGACGTAATAAACTGGCAAGCATTATTCAATTTAATGACAACATTAGACTTAAAATCTTGCAATTGCTCAAATTCGTGGTTTATctaagagaaaataaaataaaaaaataaataaacgaaaaccGCTTTTTGCTTACTTCGCCCCAGATTTTATGCCGCTCACGTTCCAATTCCTCTCGTCGCGCTATCAACTCTTTTTCCTTCTCTTTCAATTGAAATTCGCGTTGTCTTTGCTCGAGTGTTAAATGGTGCCAGTCTTCCTGCAAGCGGCGAGTCTGTGGAACAATTAGGAATTAAAGAAAACTGTAATAGTACGCACCTGACGCGCGTGCTCTTCATGCATCAGCGCCTTCTCGGCCTCCAATTTCGCCTGCGCCTCTTCTAAAGTTTTGCGTTTCCGCTCGAACGCCTCTTGCTCCTTCTCAAACACCTCTTTCTCCTTCTCTAAATTAAGTCTTTGGATCTCAATCTCACTCTTCTCATCGTCTTGACTTCtgttgaaaacaccaaaatacacaatttttttcaattcaaaaacAGACTCACGGTTGCAGATTTTCCATAGACACAGCCAAATCAGGCGTGGACCAACTCAGCAAACTCAGACGCGACAAATTATAGGTGCGTTCGCCTTTACGCAACTCTGCAGCTTCGGCAGGGTCATTAAAACTAgaggaaaaaatcaattatggcaaaaaacaatataaattattCCCACCGAAAGACGTGGGCTTTTCCCAGGAAAATAATGCAACCTTGGGAAAGTCTAGCAGGGGCCTCAATGAGCACATTATTCAGCATAACGTAAGCCCCCGGATTTGGGGTAAGTGTTGCCACCCCATTTTCGAACGTTATTGTACAATGTTGGGGCTCCATACCGGCCCCTTTCAGTTCGATGTCCTGTTTCACATCCGAATCTTCCGTTCCGATTGTAGTTTTTCCCTCCTTGAGGTGGTACAAAGTTACTCCAGTACTAAGAGGGTCGTCGTCAATTGCCACTAGATGTGGCCTGTCTGAGTCTAAAACGACGCCAGGGCCGGCTTTGCGCAATCCTAATGCCCTTTGTTCCCTGAGAATTGCCTGAGCTTCGCGCCATTTACCGGCCCACTCCTCCGTCAATTCCTTAAATTcacagttaaaaattttaccgaTTTTCAACAGCAAAAACCGATAAAGAAGTTTTTTAGTTCAACTTTTATACTGTGTTTGAATATTATTTGGTAGTTTGTAGTGTCAGTTTTGAGGAAAtagcttttaatttttcctaaaaaatgcCTCACAACAAAAAAACGTACCTTTTCCCTAGCTTCTTTTTCATGCAGTTGGGCCAACATATCCGATCTTTGCTCACTAAACATAAGCGCTTTTAATTTACTAATCTCATCTCGTAACTCCCTGATTAATTTAACGTTAGGATCTTCGTTGACAGTCGgcttattaataatatttttagctCGATTTGCGTACCTCAGTGTACTTAAAGTTTCACCATAATTGCAGTCTAAAAATAATCTTATCAGTTTATTATCAAATAAAACAGTAAACCAAATACCAGCAGGACTGATGGTTGCTATCATGATGGTCTTAGAATTACCACCTAAACTATCTTTTAGAAGCCAAGTGAGCACAGAATCTCGATATGgtataaaaaatgattttcgcTGACCACTGTTTTCCACTGATAACTCAGCCAAAGCCGATATCACAGAACCAAGAGTCACGAGAGATTTATTGATATGTGCCCCTTCTTTTAATCGCTGACCGGTGGCTCCAGTCGCATCAGCTCTTTCACTCCCTGCTAAATCTACTAGATGTATCTAAAAAACgcccaaataaaatttaaaaaatcaagaatAAACGGCAAAAAATGCCTTTGAAACTGTTTCACTAGGAACACCATCACAATAGCCAGCTTGCACAAAAGTTATGGTAAAAATAGCGTGGCTACGACTGCTCACATCGTTCATATTAGTTGCAGCTGTAGTCCGATGTGAATTGCCGCTGAAATATTTGATTAGAAAGAAAAAcgagacaaaaaaatcaatttaccgATTCATGCATTCCTGAATGTGCCCATAATTAGTGACCAGGCACGTCGTTAAGCCCTGAACGTAGGGCCCCTTTTTAGGGTGCTCCCGCACTTTTAACGACGAATTATCGCGGCCCCGCAACAAATCAGCCACCCGTTCCTGGTAAATTTCAAGGTAACTGACTTGTACTCTGTGAGTGGTGCCCCGTTTTGAATTTTCGGCCATTCTATCAAACAAAGATTTACAAATTTTGGGAATCAAACCCTGATTATCCTAAAGaagacaattttaaattaattttagtgtTGGTGGTGTCTTACTGGAGATCCCATCATGGTAAAGGTTTTCCCGCTCCCAGTTTGCCCATAAGCAAACACACAGGCGTTATATCCTTGGAAAGCGCAGTCGACGACTTCCGTCCCCAAGTCGCTGTAAACGCGTTCTTGGGAGGCAAAGTTTGGCGAATTCTCGTCGTGGGACCAGTATGAGTGGTCAAAAGTGAATTCTTTGTATCTAATGTTTTCATCTCGTGCGTTAGCCTTAAAAAACCGTCAGGAAATGCTGATTTATTTTCCAGCCAACCCACCTTGCAGTTTAATATTCCCGTAGTCTTTCCGCTcatttgaataattaattttgcatcCATGTCAAGTTCcctaaacataaaaatgcagtAAGTTCATTGCTCTTTGTTATGTGCATCCAACCATGTTATATGGTTTTTTATTACCTTTGGTTAAAGGGCCTTACTCGAAC is a genomic window containing:
- the Klp98A gene encoding kinesin-like protein Klp98A isoform X2; this encodes MASVKVAVRVRPFNQRELDMDAKLIIQMSGKTTGILNCKANARDENIRYKEFTFDHSYWSHDENSPNFASQERVYSDLGTEVVDCAFQGYNACVFAYGQTGSGKTFTMMGSPDNQGLIPKICKSLFDRMAENSKRGTTHRVQVSYLEIYQERVADLLRGRDNSSLKVREHPKKGPYVQGLTTCLVTNYGHIQECMNRGNSHRTTAATNMNDVSSRSHAIFTITFVQAGYCDGVPSETVSKIHLVDLAGSERADATGATGQRLKEGAHINKSLVTLGSVISALAELSVENSGQRKSFFIPYRDSVLTWLLKDSLGGNSKTIMIATISPADCNYGETLSTLRYANRAKNIINKPTVNEDPNVKLIRELRDEISKLKALMFSEQRSDMLAQLHEKEAREKELTEEWAGKWREAQAILREQRALGLRKAGPGVVLDSDRPHLVAIDDDPLSTGVTLYHLKEGKTTIGTEDSDVKQDIELKGAGMEPQHCTITFENGVATLTPNPGAYVMLNNVLIEAPARLSQGCIIFLGKAHVFRFNDPAEAAELRKGERTYNLSRLSLLSWSTPDLAVSMENLQPSQDDEKSEIEIQRLNLEKEKEVFEKEQEAFERKRKTLEEAQAKLEAEKALMHEEHARQTRRLQEDWHHLTLEQRQREFQLKEKEKELIARREELERERHKIWGEELVLKSESNSLTDAESDILIDALNSVRGPSLIQELVVQHRKELAELQAELNKRVEALSERRKTVEMLDKKLLDLVDQQASLDINPQDDHLVDLKQSLASRTKEELEKIEKKKQGLKLNLKKINSVDEPNSCETNYTSSLEKGSTLSSDTYHTAASVCSPVLNNLDCLMSDSGVELRPSPRIQDESDLSSNEEYKVISDSQSTSSIENHLPVIRKKRKDIEVLRRLSQKILQQKQSILRSLDSGYPKVQIDSQIAVLQELQRQYMAIKCGSGSVLSPATEHPLQDVDSASPSPVKPFHTGSTSALYSPNLQVQSHRLSSYNYNLHRSMPSIASEADNDSVVTISSYCIRGAGTKTHYEYEVRVCTSDDRWSILRRYSRFRDLHIAMKARYGDKVASIPFPAKQLFANSETVAKSRKRQLEFYLRRLIETCKNLPACPLAYGDTVTKAALISFSPFFRKGVFENGKYGTS
- the Klp98A gene encoding kinesin-like protein Klp98A isoform X1, with product MASVKVAVRVRPFNQRELDMDAKLIIQMSGKTTGILNCKANARDENIRYKEFTFDHSYWSHDENSPNFASQERVYSDLGTEVVDCAFQGYNACVFAYGQTGSGKTFTMMGSPDNQGLIPKICKSLFDRMAENSKRGTTHRVQVSYLEIYQERVADLLRGRDNSSLKVREHPKKGPYVQGLTTCLVTNYGHIQECMNRGNSHRTTAATNMNDVSSRSHAIFTITFVQAGYCDGVPSETVSKIHLVDLAGSERADATGATGQRLKEGAHINKSLVTLGSVISALAELSVENSGQRKSFFIPYRDSVLTWLLKDSLGGNSKTIMIATISPADCNYGETLSTLRYANRAKNIINKPTVNEDPNVKLIRELRDEISKLKALMFSEQRSDMLAQLHEKEAREKELTEEWAGKWREAQAILREQRALGLRKAGPGVVLDSDRPHLVAIDDDPLSTGVTLYHLKEGKTTIGTEDSDVKQDIELKGAGMEPQHCTITFENGVATLTPNPGAYVMLNNVLIEAPARLSQGCIIFLGKAHVFRFNDPAEAAELRKGERTYNLSRLSLLSWSTPDLAVSMENLQPSQDDEKSEIEIQRLNLEKEKEVFEKEQEAFERKRKTLEEAQAKLEAEKALMHEEHARQTRRLQEDWHHLTLEQRQREFQLKEKEKELIARREELERERHKIWGEINHEFEQLQDFKSNVVIKLNNACQFITSHANDFTFPNPQIKKVFQELVLKSESNSLTDAESDILIDALNSVRGPSLIQELVVQHRKELAELQAELNKRVEALSERRKTVEMLDKKLLDLVDQQASLDINPQDDHLVDLKQSLASRTKEELEKIEKKKQGLKLNLKKINSVDEPNSCETNYTSSLEKGSTLSSDTYHTAASVCSPVLNNLDCLMSDSGVELRPSPRIQDESDLSSNEEYKVISDSQSTSSIENHLPVIRKKRKDIEVLRRLSQKILQQKQSILRSLDSGYPKVQIDSQIAVLQELQRQYMAIKCGSGSVLSPATEHPLQDVDSASPSPVKPFHTGSTSALYSPNLQVQSHRLSSYNYNLHRSMPSIASEADNDSVVTISSYCIRGAGTKTHYEYEVRVCTSDDRWSILRRYSRFRDLHIAMKARYGDKVASIPFPAKQLFANSETVAKSRKRQLEFYLRRLIETCKNLPACPLAYGDTVTKAALISFSPFFRKGVFENGKYGTS